In the genome of Variibacter gotjawalensis, one region contains:
- a CDS encoding M20/M25/M40 family metallo-hydrolase: MNFSELPFDAETMLQGLRAWVECESPTWDAAAVDRMLDLAARECALAGATVERIAGRMGFGGCVRLRFPHKDFGKPGILVAGHMDTVHPVGTLAKLPFRRDGKLCYGPGIFDMKGGNYLALEAVRQLARAGIETPLPVTFLFTPDEEVGTPSTRDLIEAEAARNKYVLVPEPGDPNNGVTTGRYAIARFNLEAVGRPSHAGSTLSRGRSAIRAMAKKTLEIDAMTDADCTFSVGIFHGGQWVNCVATHCYGEALSMAKRQHDLDRGVERMLALNGEEDDVKFIVTRGVTRPVWEPDTNTMKMHALAAGLAKQLGKDLPHGSRGGGSDGNFTGAMGIPTLDGLGVRGANAHTLEEYIEVESLADRGKLFAGLLAELK; the protein is encoded by the coding sequence ATGAATTTCAGCGAACTCCCGTTCGATGCCGAAACCATGCTGCAAGGCCTGCGCGCGTGGGTCGAGTGCGAAAGCCCGACATGGGATGCGGCTGCGGTCGATCGCATGCTTGATCTCGCGGCACGCGAATGTGCGCTCGCTGGCGCGACCGTCGAGCGGATCGCTGGCCGCATGGGCTTCGGTGGCTGCGTTCGCCTGCGCTTCCCGCACAAGGATTTCGGCAAACCCGGCATTCTCGTCGCCGGTCACATGGACACTGTGCATCCGGTCGGCACGCTCGCGAAGCTCCCGTTTCGCCGCGACGGCAAGCTTTGCTATGGCCCCGGCATTTTCGACATGAAGGGCGGCAACTATCTCGCGCTCGAGGCCGTGCGCCAGCTCGCACGCGCCGGCATCGAGACGCCGCTTCCGGTGACGTTCCTCTTCACGCCGGACGAAGAGGTTGGCACACCGTCGACACGCGATCTCATCGAGGCCGAAGCCGCGCGCAACAAATACGTTCTCGTGCCTGAGCCCGGTGATCCGAATAACGGCGTCACGACCGGCCGCTACGCGATCGCGCGTTTTAATCTGGAAGCCGTCGGTCGTCCGAGCCATGCGGGTTCGACGCTGTCGCGCGGACGTTCCGCCATCCGTGCGATGGCGAAGAAGACGCTCGAAATCGACGCCATGACGGACGCGGATTGCACGTTCTCGGTCGGCATTTTCCACGGTGGTCAATGGGTCAACTGCGTCGCGACGCATTGCTACGGTGAAGCGCTGTCGATGGCCAAGCGTCAGCACGATCTCGACCGCGGCGTCGAGCGCATGCTCGCGCTTAACGGTGAAGAGGACGACGTGAAATTCATCGTGACGCGCGGCGTGACGCGTCCGGTTTGGGAGCCGGACACGAACACGATGAAAATGCATGCGCTGGCGGCCGGTCTCGCCAAGCAACTCGGCAAGGATTTGCCGCATGGCAGCCGCGGCGGCGGCTCCGATGGAAACTTCACTGGCGCTATGGGCATCCCGACGCTCGATGGTCTCGGAGTGCGTGGTGCCAACGCGCACACGCTCGAAGAATACATCGAGGTGGAAAGCCTCGCGGATCGCGGCAAGCTCTTCGCCGGCCTTCTGGCCGAGCTGAAGTAG
- a CDS encoding cupin domain-containing protein produces the protein MPKIDISTIPVVTGCPYPKPFDEPCAGRTRRRLGDAGRLQDFGVNFMTLPPGGWSSQRHWHSHEDELVYILEGELVLVEDNGDTILRTGDCATFPKNTGNGHHMINRSSSVAVYLEIGSRDWDDMTTCSDIDMKSANADGRFVHKDGTPYD, from the coding sequence ATGCCGAAGATCGACATCAGTACGATTCCGGTCGTCACCGGTTGCCCCTACCCCAAGCCGTTCGATGAGCCGTGCGCCGGCCGCACACGGCGGCGCCTCGGCGATGCGGGCAGGCTGCAGGATTTCGGCGTGAACTTCATGACGCTGCCGCCCGGCGGCTGGTCGAGCCAGCGGCACTGGCATAGCCACGAGGACGAGCTCGTCTACATTCTCGAAGGTGAATTGGTGCTGGTGGAGGACAACGGCGACACGATCCTGCGTACCGGCGATTGCGCGACGTTTCCGAAGAACACCGGCAATGGCCATCACATGATCAACCGGTCGTCGTCCGTCGCGGTTTATCTCGAAATCGGTTCGCGCGACTGGGACGACATGACCACGTGCTCGGACATCGACATGAAGAGCGCCAATGCAGACGGCCGCTTCGTCCACAAAGACGGCACGCCTTACGACTAA
- a CDS encoding NAD-dependent epimerase/dehydratase family protein encodes MKVFIVGATGYIGGSIAAKLIDRGDSVIGLTRNAAGAEKLKERGIESVIGSFNDTAVLVAAAKRADSVINAANSDDPYSVDAILPVLYGTGKAFLHTSGSSIIGDRAAGEPSELSYNEDSVFEPLPERAGRLAIERQVVAAAHKGVRSVVIRPTLIYGLGHGAHRDSVQVPKMIALAREFGVPRHVGRGLNVWGNVHIDDVVAAYLLALDKAPAGTVFFLENGECSMRSLAESIGRVMGKGPPTEWPIAEAYAAWGAGAYTTFGSNSRVSAAKARGMLGWRPKGATLFDEIENGCYRSDILANS; translated from the coding sequence ATGAAGGTCTTCATCGTCGGCGCGACCGGCTACATCGGTGGTTCGATTGCGGCGAAACTGATTGATCGCGGCGACAGTGTGATCGGCCTGACGCGCAACGCGGCCGGCGCAGAGAAGCTGAAAGAACGCGGTATTGAGTCCGTGATCGGGTCGTTCAACGACACGGCCGTGCTGGTTGCGGCCGCGAAACGCGCCGACTCGGTGATCAACGCGGCTAACTCCGACGATCCGTATTCGGTCGACGCGATCCTTCCGGTCCTCTACGGCACCGGCAAAGCGTTCCTGCACACGTCCGGCTCCAGCATCATCGGTGATCGCGCGGCGGGCGAGCCGAGCGAGCTGTCGTACAACGAGGACTCCGTGTTCGAGCCGCTGCCGGAACGCGCCGGCCGTCTCGCGATCGAGCGCCAGGTCGTCGCGGCTGCGCACAAAGGCGTGCGCTCTGTCGTTATCCGCCCGACGTTGATTTACGGGCTTGGCCACGGTGCACATCGCGATAGCGTGCAGGTGCCGAAGATGATCGCGCTCGCGCGTGAGTTCGGCGTGCCGCGTCATGTTGGGCGCGGCCTCAACGTGTGGGGCAACGTGCACATCGACGATGTCGTCGCGGCTTATCTGCTCGCACTCGACAAAGCACCGGCTGGAACTGTGTTCTTCCTCGAGAACGGCGAATGCTCGATGCGCTCGCTCGCGGAGTCCATCGGCCGCGTAATGGGGAAAGGACCGCCGACCGAATGGCCGATCGCCGAAGCTTATGCGGCGTGGGGAGCGGGGGCCTATACGACGTTCGGTTCGAACAGCCGCGTCAGTGCCGCGAAGGCGCGCGGCATGCTCGGCTGGAGGCCAAAGGGGGCGACGCTGTTCGACGAGATCGAAAACGGCTGTTACCGCTCGGACATCCTCGCCAACAGCTGA
- a CDS encoding Bug family tripartite tricarboxylate transporter substrate binding protein: MTRSLRALCVALLFAVASLVSLPAHAAFPDRPITLIVPWAAGGGTDQVARKIAQLLEADFKVPVNVVNRIGGNGVIGHTALATAPADGYTFGMITIEINMMHWMKLTEVNHQSYVPLALMNADPAGIQIRANAPYKSVPELIEAIRANPGKLKASGTGVGGGWHLALAGMLRSFNIDPKTVPWVPATGAAAALLDLAAGGLDIVPSSIPEATALVSAGRVRSLAVMSEKRNPAIPDVPTLKEAAGSDWTMALWRGMVGPKGMPAEAVTKYREALKRVYEHKDFQDFMAARGFTPVWADGDGFAAFMAKDNREIGEVMTALGLRS, from the coding sequence ATGACCCGTTCGCTGCGCGCGCTTTGCGTTGCCTTGCTGTTTGCCGTCGCGTCTCTGGTTTCGCTTCCCGCGCATGCCGCGTTTCCGGATCGCCCGATCACGCTGATCGTGCCGTGGGCCGCAGGCGGCGGCACCGACCAAGTCGCGCGCAAGATCGCGCAATTGCTCGAGGCCGATTTCAAGGTGCCGGTGAATGTCGTCAACCGCATCGGCGGCAACGGCGTGATCGGGCACACCGCGCTCGCGACCGCGCCGGCCGACGGCTACACGTTCGGCATGATCACGATCGAGATCAATATGATGCACTGGATGAAATTGACCGAGGTCAATCATCAATCCTACGTGCCGCTCGCATTGATGAACGCCGACCCGGCCGGGATTCAGATCCGCGCCAATGCGCCGTATAAATCGGTTCCGGAGTTGATCGAGGCGATCCGCGCCAATCCGGGCAAGCTCAAAGCTTCCGGAACCGGCGTCGGCGGCGGCTGGCACCTTGCGCTTGCCGGCATGCTGCGTTCGTTCAACATCGACCCGAAGACGGTGCCGTGGGTGCCCGCGACAGGCGCGGCAGCCGCCTTGCTCGATCTCGCGGCCGGCGGGCTCGACATCGTCCCCTCCTCGATCCCGGAAGCAACGGCGCTCGTCTCGGCTGGGCGTGTGCGCAGCCTTGCTGTTATGTCGGAGAAGCGCAATCCGGCAATTCCGGATGTGCCGACGCTGAAGGAAGCTGCCGGCTCCGATTGGACGATGGCGCTGTGGCGCGGAATGGTCGGGCCGAAAGGCATGCCGGCCGAGGCTGTTACGAAATATCGCGAGGCGCTCAAGCGCGTCTACGAGCACAAGGATTTTCAAGATTTCATGGCGGCGCGCGGGTTCACACCCGTGTGGGCCGATGGCGATGGCTTCGCGGCCTTTATGGCGAAGGACAACCGCGAAATCGGAGAAGTCATGACGGCGCTCGGCCTGCGCAGCTAA
- a CDS encoding FAD-dependent monooxygenase → MSNNHPIVVAGAGIGGLMTAISLALRGFRVTVLEAANELEPIGAGIQLSPNASRILIEHGLGEALRPYATETQALRVVNARSGKEIVSGPLADAVQKHGAPFWVVHRGDLQAILLEAVGQLEGIDLHRGAALDRFGMRDGQLVVGAKTRHATVQMDAAALIGADGVWSAVRDKLGDTEKPKPTGHTAWRALIPAHAVPEALRQPVTTLWLGSPVTIIHYVVQGGEAVNLVAIVREDWNEPGWAAAGDGDFLTQQVSRYALPIRTLVSAASGWQKWPIVERSVMQQWGVGPVTLLGDAAHAMRPHLAQGAAMALEDAVVLATEMAARPDDLALAMRAYENKRRERVKRVQKEAARNGGRYAWSGVFAAARNFGLARMGGDALLRRYDWIYGWRANQP, encoded by the coding sequence ATGTCGAACAATCATCCTATAGTCGTCGCCGGTGCCGGCATCGGCGGACTGATGACCGCGATCTCGCTCGCGCTGCGCGGCTTTCGCGTCACGGTGCTCGAAGCCGCGAACGAACTGGAGCCGATCGGCGCCGGCATTCAGCTTTCGCCAAATGCGAGCCGCATTCTGATCGAGCACGGCCTTGGCGAAGCGCTACGGCCCTATGCGACCGAGACGCAGGCACTGCGCGTCGTCAATGCGCGGAGCGGGAAGGAGATAGTTTCGGGGCCGCTCGCCGACGCCGTGCAAAAGCATGGCGCTCCGTTTTGGGTGGTGCATCGCGGCGACTTGCAGGCGATCCTCTTGGAGGCGGTAGGGCAGCTCGAAGGCATCGATCTGCATCGCGGTGCTGCGCTCGACCGTTTCGGGATGCGCGATGGCCAGCTCGTCGTCGGTGCGAAGACACGCCACGCCACCGTGCAAATGGACGCGGCCGCGTTGATCGGCGCAGATGGCGTATGGTCTGCCGTTCGCGATAAGCTCGGCGACACCGAGAAGCCGAAGCCGACAGGGCATACGGCCTGGCGTGCGCTGATTCCAGCGCATGCGGTGCCCGAAGCCCTGCGCCAACCCGTGACGACGCTGTGGCTCGGCTCGCCGGTGACGATCATCCACTACGTCGTGCAGGGGGGAGAGGCCGTCAATCTCGTCGCCATCGTGCGCGAAGATTGGAACGAACCCGGTTGGGCGGCGGCAGGCGACGGGGATTTTCTCACCCAGCAAGTCTCCCGCTATGCGTTGCCGATCCGCACGCTGGTGAGCGCCGCGAGCGGCTGGCAGAAATGGCCGATCGTCGAGCGCTCCGTGATGCAGCAATGGGGCGTTGGTCCCGTCACATTGCTGGGTGACGCCGCCCACGCGATGCGGCCACACCTGGCGCAGGGCGCTGCGATGGCGCTAGAGGACGCGGTGGTGTTGGCGACCGAAATGGCAGCCAGGCCGGACGATCTCGCGCTAGCGATGCGTGCTTACGAGAACAAGCGTCGCGAACGCGTCAAGCGTGTGCAGAAAGAGGCCGCGCGCAATGGTGGCCGTTACGCCTGGTCCGGCGTATTCGCCGCGGCGCGTAATTTCGGCCTAGCCCGTATGGGCGGCGACGCGCTGCTGCGCCGGTATGATTGGATCTACGGCTGGCGGGCCAATCAGCCTTAG
- a CDS encoding gamma carbonic anhydrase family protein: MPVYELDGQAPELPADGDYFIADTAVIIGRVRLKKGASVWFGSVLRGDNEWIEVGEGANIQEGCTLHTDMGFPMTIGKNATIGHNVILHGCTIADNALIGMGAIVLNGAKIATNSIVGAGAMVTEGKEFPENSLIVGAPAKAVRTLEEKHVKMIQSGAAFYVKKSAMFKGKLKRIG; the protein is encoded by the coding sequence ATGCCAGTTTACGAACTCGACGGCCAAGCGCCGGAACTTCCGGCCGACGGCGACTACTTCATTGCCGACACTGCGGTCATCATCGGCCGCGTCCGCCTGAAAAAAGGCGCGAGCGTTTGGTTCGGCAGCGTGCTGCGCGGCGATAACGAGTGGATCGAAGTTGGCGAGGGCGCCAACATTCAGGAAGGCTGCACGCTGCATACCGACATGGGTTTCCCGATGACCATCGGCAAGAATGCCACCATCGGCCACAACGTCATCCTTCACGGCTGCACGATCGCCGACAACGCGCTGATCGGCATGGGGGCGATCGTACTCAACGGCGCGAAGATCGCCACAAACTCTATCGTCGGCGCTGGCGCGATGGTGACCGAGGGCAAAGAATTTCCGGAGAACTCGCTGATCGTCGGCGCGCCGGCGAAAGCAGTGCGTACGCTCGAAGAGAAGCACGTGAAGATGATCCAGAGCGGCGCGGCCTTCTACGTGAAGAAGTCGGCGATGTTCAAAGGCAAGCTCAAGCGGATCGGCTAG
- a CDS encoding zinc-finger domain-containing protein — translation MAGHATPHFQNDAGVPVIEIGAREFMCVGASPPYDHPHIFCDMGEDDEIICSYCSTLYRFNPKLDAHTTVPAGCELAEHA, via the coding sequence ATGGCCGGCCACGCGACCCCGCATTTCCAGAACGACGCCGGAGTTCCGGTGATCGAGATCGGTGCGCGCGAGTTCATGTGCGTCGGCGCGTCGCCGCCCTACGACCATCCGCATATTTTCTGCGATATGGGCGAGGACGACGAGATCATCTGCTCGTATTGCTCGACGCTCTACCGCTTCAATCCGAAGCTCGACGCGCACACGACGGTTCCGGCAGGCTGCGAACTCGCCGAGCACGCCTGA
- a CDS encoding methionine synthase has translation MFECTVAGSLPKPGWLSETNKLWPEWKSSGAELEQAKADATVLAIKEQEDAGIDIVSDGEQARQHFVHGFLEKVSGIDREHKVEMGIRADRYKAMVPQVVDAIALTGRVHANEARVARAHRRGKLKFTLPGPMTIVDTIADNYYGDKARLAMAFADLLNQEARALQADGVDTIQFDEPAFNVYMSEVKDWGIEALHRASKGLTCTTAVHICYGYGIKANLDWKETLGSEWRQYEEIFPALAASRIKQVSVESRNAKVPVDLLALLSGKDILLGCIDVASDDVETPEDVIDTIRRASKFVPKERIFPCTNCGMAPMRRDIAFGKLKALGAGAKLAREQLA, from the coding sequence ATGTTCGAGTGCACGGTCGCGGGTAGCCTGCCGAAGCCGGGTTGGCTGTCGGAAACCAACAAGCTTTGGCCGGAGTGGAAGTCGTCCGGCGCCGAGCTCGAACAGGCCAAGGCCGACGCGACTGTGCTCGCGATCAAGGAGCAGGAAGACGCCGGCATCGACATCGTCTCGGACGGCGAACAGGCGCGCCAGCATTTCGTGCACGGCTTCCTCGAAAAAGTCTCCGGCATCGACCGCGAACATAAGGTCGAGATGGGCATTCGCGCCGATCGTTACAAAGCGATGGTGCCGCAAGTCGTCGACGCTATCGCACTGACAGGTCGCGTCCACGCGAACGAAGCGCGGGTTGCGCGTGCGCATCGCCGCGGCAAGTTGAAGTTCACGCTGCCGGGCCCGATGACGATCGTCGACACGATCGCGGACAATTACTACGGCGACAAAGCGCGCCTCGCCATGGCCTTCGCGGACCTTCTCAATCAAGAAGCGCGCGCGCTGCAGGCCGACGGCGTCGACACGATCCAGTTCGATGAGCCGGCGTTCAATGTCTACATGAGCGAAGTGAAGGATTGGGGCATCGAAGCGCTGCATCGCGCGTCCAAAGGGCTGACTTGCACGACGGCGGTTCACATCTGCTACGGCTACGGCATCAAGGCGAACCTCGACTGGAAGGAAACGCTCGGTTCCGAGTGGCGTCAATACGAAGAGATTTTCCCGGCGCTCGCCGCGAGCCGCATCAAGCAGGTTTCGGTCGAGAGCCGCAACGCGAAGGTGCCGGTCGATCTGCTCGCGCTGTTGTCGGGTAAAGACATTCTGCTCGGCTGTATCGATGTCGCGAGCGACGACGTCGAAACGCCGGAGGATGTGATCGATACCATCCGCCGCGCGTCGAAATTCGTGCCTAAGGAGCGCATCTTCCCGTGCACGAATTGCGGCATGGCGCCGATGCGCCGCGACATCGCGTTCGGCAAGTTGAAGGCGCTCGGTGCCGGCGCAAAGCTTGCCCGCGAGCAGTTGGCGTAA
- a CDS encoding CaiB/BaiF CoA transferase family protein, which produces MPPALLTGLRVLAVEQYGAGPFGTQWLSDLGAEVIKIENPADGGDVSRTVGPHFNKDLPATVESLFYHGLNRNKRSLTLNLADPRGKAIFLKLAATADAVASNLRGDVPARIGITFDALADVNPKIVCAHLTGYGRENEREKWPGYDYLMQAETGYFDLTGDPDGPPSRAGLSLVDLMTGTVLALMLVSGVMDARKTGKGRDLDISLFDLALYNLNYVATWQLNTGVSTTRLRRSSHPSITPCQTYKTKDGWIFLMCNKEKFWPILCNLVDRPQYIDDERFRSFPDRLKHRALVTEVLDDALQAKTTQEWLEAFAGRIPCSPIYNVADALANPFVTGRGSIESVTADGGAEIKMLSNPIRGKGAAAPSKAGPLLGEYTSALLREIGISPDEEASLRAEKVL; this is translated from the coding sequence ATGCCCCCTGCTCTGCTCACGGGCTTGCGCGTGCTCGCGGTCGAACAATACGGCGCCGGTCCGTTCGGAACTCAGTGGCTGTCCGATCTCGGCGCCGAGGTGATCAAGATCGAGAATCCGGCGGATGGCGGCGATGTCTCGCGCACCGTCGGACCGCACTTCAACAAGGATCTGCCTGCAACCGTGGAGAGCCTCTTCTACCACGGGCTCAACCGCAACAAGCGATCGCTGACGCTCAACCTCGCCGACCCGCGCGGCAAGGCGATTTTCCTCAAACTCGCGGCGACAGCCGACGCGGTCGCGAGCAACCTGCGCGGGGACGTGCCGGCGCGGATCGGCATCACGTTTGACGCGCTCGCTGATGTGAATCCGAAGATCGTCTGCGCGCATTTGACCGGATACGGCCGCGAAAACGAGCGCGAAAAGTGGCCCGGCTACGACTATCTGATGCAGGCGGAAACCGGATATTTCGACCTCACCGGCGATCCGGATGGGCCGCCGTCACGCGCCGGATTATCGCTTGTCGATCTGATGACCGGCACGGTGTTGGCGCTGATGCTCGTCTCCGGCGTGATGGATGCACGCAAGACGGGTAAGGGCCGCGATCTCGATATCAGCCTGTTCGATCTCGCGCTCTACAATCTCAACTATGTCGCGACGTGGCAGCTCAACACCGGCGTGTCCACGACGCGGCTGCGGCGCTCGTCGCACCCGTCGATTACGCCGTGCCAGACCTACAAAACCAAGGACGGCTGGATCTTCCTCATGTGCAACAAGGAGAAGTTCTGGCCGATCCTCTGCAATCTTGTCGACCGCCCGCAATACATTGACGACGAGCGCTTCCGCAGCTTCCCGGATCGCTTGAAGCATCGCGCGCTCGTGACCGAAGTCCTCGACGACGCGCTGCAGGCGAAGACGACGCAGGAGTGGCTCGAGGCTTTCGCCGGGCGCATTCCATGCTCGCCGATCTACAACGTGGCGGACGCGCTGGCGAACCCGTTTGTCACCGGGCGCGGCTCGATCGAGAGCGTAACGGCGGATGGCGGCGCGGAGATCAAAATGCTCAGCAATCCGATCCGCGGCAAAGGCGCGGCCGCGCCGTCGAAAGCGGGTCCGTTGCTCGGCGAATACACGTCGGCATTGCTGCGCGAGATCGGCATTTCGCCGGACGAGGAAGCCAGCCTGCGCGCCGAAAAAGTGCTCTGA
- a CDS encoding DUF488 domain-containing protein encodes MARGKLLAKRAYDPPHKDDGLRILVDRLWPRGISKDAMKLAVWAKEIAPSNELRKWYHRDLEQFPEFRNRYRAQLALQGEKLGELRMLINGKRRHC; translated from the coding sequence ATGGCGCGCGGCAAGCTCCTTGCGAAGCGCGCTTACGATCCGCCGCACAAGGACGATGGTCTGCGTATCTTGGTTGATCGCCTGTGGCCGCGCGGTATCAGCAAAGACGCGATGAAACTCGCTGTGTGGGCCAAGGAGATCGCGCCCTCGAACGAACTCCGTAAGTGGTATCACCGCGATCTCGAACAGTTTCCGGAGTTTCGCAACCGCTATCGCGCTCAGCTTGCGCTACAGGGGGAAAAGCTCGGTGAACTGCGCATGCTGATCAACGGCAAACGGCGACATTGCTGA
- a CDS encoding transglutaminase-like cysteine peptidase: MKTVKQGMKSAICALALGIISLSTAFAQSEPERFISTGAHAKAPIGWIEFCAENKGECADVSTLPLNATLNTKSWKELVRINTLVNKQVKPLTDQEHHGVLEKWSYPTDGYGDCEDYVLLKRKLLMTAGWPRSSLLITVVRDQKGDGHAVLMVRTDRGDFVLDNQEADVLLWSETPYQFVKRQSQTNANVWVSLGDPRPAPLTATSN; this comes from the coding sequence ATGAAGACCGTCAAACAGGGGATGAAGAGCGCGATATGCGCTCTTGCTTTGGGGATCATCTCCCTCTCGACCGCGTTCGCGCAAAGCGAGCCGGAGCGTTTCATCAGCACCGGCGCACACGCCAAAGCGCCGATCGGCTGGATCGAATTCTGCGCCGAGAACAAGGGTGAGTGCGCCGACGTTTCGACGCTGCCGCTCAACGCCACGCTCAACACGAAGTCGTGGAAAGAACTCGTCCGCATCAACACGCTGGTCAACAAGCAGGTCAAGCCGCTGACCGACCAGGAGCATCACGGCGTACTCGAAAAATGGTCGTACCCGACCGATGGCTACGGCGACTGCGAGGATTACGTCCTGCTCAAGCGCAAGTTGCTGATGACGGCAGGCTGGCCGCGTTCGTCGCTGCTGATCACCGTGGTTCGCGACCAGAAGGGCGACGGCCATGCCGTGCTTATGGTGCGCACCGACCGCGGCGACTTCGTTCTCGACAATCAGGAAGCTGACGTTCTGCTCTGGTCGGAAACCCCGTACCAGTTCGTCAAGCGCCAGTCGCAAACCAATGCCAACGTGTGGGTCTCGCTCGGCGACCCGCGTCCGGCGCCTCTCACCGCGACGTCCAACTAA
- a CDS encoding acyl-CoA dehydrogenase family protein yields the protein MSVQPVVPEAPSARSPYFSEEHEMLRAQVRRFVETEVKPHGEKWEKDGFVPRDVLRRMGELGFFGIRYPAEYGGSEMDELATVVLSEELGRSTFGGFAITALVHTDMASVHIANAGTPAQKAAHMEDIVAGRKICAVAVTEPDAGSDVKGIRTTARRDGDHFVLNGAKMFITNGVHADLYCVAAKTAPDARPSQSVTMFLVEKGTPGFTVSRALDKHGWRCSDTAELSFQDCRVPAENILGQEGRGFYAIMSNFQNERLTIGAMAMGESQAALDLTLDYVTTRKAFGAPLFDKQAIRQRLAMLSSKVEAGRQLVYHAGWLAAQKVDCVREVSMVKAYCGELVNEVMYSCLQFHGGMGYMRESAIERMTRDARVQAIGGGATEVMLEEVAKRLAR from the coding sequence ATGTCCGTCCAGCCCGTCGTTCCCGAAGCCCCGTCAGCGCGCTCGCCGTATTTCAGCGAAGAGCACGAGATGTTGCGCGCGCAGGTGCGTCGCTTCGTCGAGACGGAGGTCAAGCCGCACGGGGAGAAGTGGGAAAAGGACGGGTTCGTGCCGCGCGATGTGCTGCGGCGCATGGGCGAACTCGGCTTCTTTGGCATTCGCTATCCGGCCGAATACGGTGGCAGCGAGATGGACGAACTCGCAACCGTCGTGCTGTCGGAGGAGCTGGGCCGCTCGACCTTCGGCGGCTTCGCGATCACCGCGCTGGTTCACACCGACATGGCCTCTGTCCACATCGCCAACGCCGGCACGCCGGCGCAGAAGGCGGCGCATATGGAAGACATCGTCGCGGGCCGCAAGATCTGCGCCGTTGCGGTGACCGAGCCGGACGCCGGCTCCGACGTGAAAGGCATTCGCACGACCGCGCGGCGCGACGGCGATCATTTCGTGCTCAACGGCGCGAAGATGTTCATCACCAACGGCGTCCACGCCGACCTTTACTGCGTCGCCGCGAAAACCGCGCCGGATGCGCGGCCGTCGCAGTCCGTTACGATGTTCCTCGTCGAGAAGGGCACGCCCGGTTTCACCGTATCGCGCGCGCTCGACAAACATGGTTGGCGCTGCTCGGACACGGCGGAGCTGTCGTTCCAGGACTGTCGCGTCCCGGCCGAAAACATCCTCGGCCAAGAGGGCCGAGGCTTCTATGCGATCATGAGCAACTTCCAGAACGAGCGGCTCACCATCGGCGCGATGGCGATGGGCGAGTCCCAAGCCGCCCTCGATCTCACACTCGACTACGTCACCACGCGCAAGGCGTTCGGCGCGCCGCTATTCGACAAGCAGGCGATCCGTCAGCGCCTCGCGATGTTGTCCTCCAAAGTCGAGGCCGGGCGTCAGCTCGTCTATCACGCGGGCTGGCTCGCCGCGCAGAAAGTCGATTGCGTACGCGAAGTTTCAATGGTGAAGGCTTATTGCGGCGAGCTCGTCAACGAAGTCATGTATTCGTGTCTGCAGTTTCACGGCGGCATGGGCTACATGCGCGAAAGCGCGATCGAGCGCATGACGCGCGACGCCCGCGTTCAGGCGATCGGCGGCGGTGCGACCGAAGTTATGCTTGAGGAAGTCGCCAAGCGTTTGGCGCGTTAG
- a CDS encoding DUF6949 family protein, giving the protein MLDESFAIAMSLAIGFAVAGFIATGYQAYTERPLSFRLMTEAETGEALAAVPLLVFAAPFIIMRNAIRRLRAQPSLSLILVSFGIAGFWSLMSGTVVASSWLGVMRLFV; this is encoded by the coding sequence ATGCTGGACGAGTCATTCGCGATCGCGATGTCGCTCGCCATCGGGTTTGCGGTCGCGGGGTTTATCGCAACCGGCTACCAAGCATACACGGAGCGACCGCTGTCGTTCCGCCTGATGACAGAAGCCGAGACCGGCGAAGCGCTCGCAGCAGTGCCGCTGCTCGTCTTCGCGGCGCCGTTCATCATCATGCGCAATGCGATCCGCCGTCTGCGTGCGCAGCCGAGCCTTTCGCTCATTCTCGTCAGCTTCGGGATCGCCGGTTTCTGGAGCCTGATGTCCGGCACTGTCGTCGCGTCCAGCTGGCTCGGCGTCATGCGTCTGTTCGTCTAG